From a region of the Roseivirga sp. 4D4 genome:
- a CDS encoding acyl-CoA thioesterase: MSRIKISLPPTKVFETSLSIRISDINYGNHLGNDSVLSLMHEARFRFYKSLGYTDELSIDGVGTIQVDTAIQYKGEGFHGDQVTAEIYLGDTTSKSMDLYYRLSIKDSDKVIALGKTGIAFYNYAEGKVSNMPASIAKKLESFQS; encoded by the coding sequence ATGTCTAGAATCAAAATCAGTCTCCCACCAACGAAAGTCTTCGAAACCTCATTGAGTATTAGAATCTCAGATATCAATTATGGTAATCATCTGGGGAACGACAGCGTACTCAGTCTTATGCATGAGGCCCGATTTCGCTTTTATAAGAGCCTCGGTTATACCGATGAACTCAGTATTGACGGAGTAGGAACTATACAAGTAGACACAGCCATCCAATACAAGGGCGAAGGCTTCCATGGCGATCAAGTAACAGCAGAAATTTATCTTGGGGATACTACAAGCAAAAGTATGGACCTATACTATCGGTTGTCAATTAAAGACTCCGACAAAGTGATCGCCTTGGGCAAAACCGGCATTGCCTTTTACAATTATGCCGAAGGAAAGGTCAGCAATATGCCGGCCTCTATTGCCAAAAAGCTTGAGTCATTCCAATCATAA
- the rlmN gene encoding 23S rRNA (adenine(2503)-C(2))-methyltransferase RlmN: MSTSASAKRDIRQLSLDDIKDFFIAEGEQAFRAKQVYEWLWKKSAKDFDQMTNISLQTREKLKAHFDIKHVKVDQMQRSNDGTIKNAVKLHDSLVVESVLIPTEKRITACISSQVGCSLDCNFCATARLKRMRNLNADEIYDQVVAIKDQADLYFERPLTNIVYMGMGEPLLNYKNVLKSIEMITSPEGLGMSPKRITLSTVGIPKMIKQLADDEVKFNLAVSLHSAIDESRSKMMPINEKSNLAELAESLQYWHAKTGRKITFEYVVWKNINDDEQHARALAKYCGKVASKVNIIEYNPIDDGEYQQAAPESLDMYQRILEAKGIIVNVRRSRGKDIDAACGQLANKS; encoded by the coding sequence ATGAGCACATCTGCATCTGCCAAAAGAGATATTCGTCAGCTTTCATTAGATGACATCAAAGACTTCTTCATTGCCGAAGGAGAACAAGCTTTTAGGGCGAAGCAAGTGTATGAATGGCTATGGAAAAAGTCAGCCAAGGACTTTGATCAGATGACTAACATTTCTCTGCAGACCCGTGAGAAACTGAAGGCGCATTTTGACATCAAGCATGTTAAAGTAGATCAGATGCAACGCAGCAATGATGGTACCATCAAAAATGCAGTCAAATTGCATGATAGCCTCGTGGTTGAATCTGTATTGATCCCCACTGAAAAAAGAATCACTGCATGCATCTCTTCGCAGGTAGGCTGTAGCCTTGACTGTAACTTTTGTGCCACGGCTCGGCTCAAGCGTATGCGTAACCTCAATGCCGATGAGATTTATGATCAAGTGGTCGCCATTAAAGACCAAGCTGATCTCTACTTTGAAAGACCATTGACCAACATTGTGTACATGGGCATGGGTGAACCATTGCTCAACTACAAGAATGTACTTAAGTCCATTGAAATGATCACTTCTCCAGAAGGCTTGGGCATGTCTCCTAAGCGGATCACACTTTCTACTGTAGGTATACCAAAAATGATCAAGCAACTAGCAGACGATGAGGTTAAATTCAATTTGGCAGTATCGCTACACTCTGCCATCGATGAGTCTAGATCTAAAATGATGCCCATCAACGAGAAAAGTAATCTGGCAGAATTAGCAGAGTCGCTTCAATACTGGCATGCCAAAACGGGACGCAAAATCACTTTCGAATATGTGGTCTGGAAGAACATCAATGATGATGAGCAACATGCCAGAGCTCTGGCCAAATATTGTGGTAAGGTAGCCTCCAAAGTGAATATCATCGAATACAACCCTATCGATGATGGAGAGTATCAACAAGCTGCTCCAGAGAGTCTGGATATGTATCAGCGGATACTCGAAGCAAAGGGAATTATCGTGAATGTCAGAAGAAGCCGTGGTAAGGATATCGATGCGGCTTGTGGGCAGCTGGCGAACAAGAGCTAA